From Daucus carota subsp. sativus chromosome 6, DH1 v3.0, whole genome shotgun sequence, the proteins below share one genomic window:
- the LOC135147217 gene encoding uncharacterized protein LOC135147217 has protein sequence MVTKDPYMFMTLLVPGPNDPGKNLNVYLRPLIDELITLWNVGVETFDASAKTNFMMRAALLWTISDFPGLGMVSGWSTHGKMACHVCMGGVKAKQLPHSRKSSFYGLHKGFLDKRRKNQMKGCVIRNKLDSITFPQPGKPHSKERAIGFGDWHNWTHVTCFFDLPYWDSLRLRHCIDVMHTEKNIFDNIFHTILDSVKTKDTIRSRKDLEAMGIMQELWLNGTRKPKARYSLTRDQLKLLCNWVHRVKLPDGCSSNLKRCCKRSQLKFQGMKSHDCHVFMQKLLPSAFRELLPDDVHKVLCDLSNFFKDLCSTTLLASDLKQMDKNIAGIVCTLETIFPPALFDPMEHLLVHLPEECRLGGPVPERWMYHVERLQGRMKHKVGNKARVEGSIAEKYVYEELTHFCSMYFESEVDTVHNLLGRNMVHDISRDPEKLVAFTYPVEPLGACTGYHLDLNSLSTAAYYILTNMQEVAPYILMFEAEIRNHTPHVLSDSEMDTMMKDNFAKWLQVKAQHNNKQLQYLLGGPASYVISYKRCRVNGYSFNLGKSSSGILVKGSCYGDSGSNYYGSLLEILKITYGGGNQVFLMKCHWYDHVRGVKKDKNGVLLIDLNSKLKGDDVYILASQATQVYYAPSVKNPNSNIHTIITCRPQVLSGRAIDANMEPLQEDVSNTTPIEFSSRSLFVDFSIYEMEDEQEQQNEVESEEDEENEMEAGEDHEEEDDEEEEEEDGYDSIEVDSGEEY, from the exons ATGGTTACAAAGGATCCATATATGTTTATGACACTGCTGGTACCCGGGCCGAATGATCCAGGAAAGAATTTGAATGTTTATCTCAGGCCTCTAATTGATGAGTTGATCACTTTATGGAATGTTGGTGTGGAGACATTTGATGCTTCTGCGAAGACTAATTTTATGATGCGAGCAGCCCTATTATGGACTATAAGTGACTTTCCTGGGTTGGGAATGGTTAGTGGATGGTCAACTCACGGGAAAATGGCTTGTCATGTGTGTATGGGTGGAGTTAAAGCTAAACAACTGCCACATAGTAGGAAGTCAAGTTTTTATGGGTTGCATAAGGGGTTTTTAGATAAACGACGAAAAAATCAGATGAAAGGTTGTGTTATTCGCAACAAACTTGATAGTATAACTTTTCCACAACCTGGGAAACCACATTCCAAGGAAAGGGCAATTGGCTTTGGAGATTGGCATAATTGGACGCATGTCACTTGCTTTTTTGACTTGCCATATTGGGATTCCTTGCGTCTTCGTCATTGCATTGATGTCATGCACACggagaaaaatatatttgataacaTTTTTCACACTATTCTCGATAGCGTAAAAACAAAGGATACCATAAGATCGAGAAAGGACTTGGAAGCAATGGGCATCATGCAAGAGTTATGGCTTAATGGTACACGCAAGCCAAAAGCTAGATATAGCCTAACCCGGGATCAGTTGAAATTGCTATGTAATTGGGTTCATCGAGTGAAACTCCCGGATGGTTGTTCATCAAACTTGAAGAGGTGTTGTAAGAGATCCCAGTTAAAATTTCAAGGCATGAAGTCACATGATTGTCATGTATTTATGCAGAAGTTATTGCCTTCTGCTTTTCGTGAACTTCTTCCAGATGATGTGCATAAAGTACTATGTGACctatcaaattttttcaaagacTTATGCTCAACTACACTTCTTGCATCAGATTTGAAACAAATGGATAAAAACATAGCTGGGATTGTTTGTACTTTGGAGACTATATTCCCTCCGGCTCTTTTTGATCCGATGGAGCATCTTCTTGTTCATTTGCCGGAGGAGTGCAGACTAGGTGGCCCTGTCCCAGAAAGATGGATGTATCATGTTGAAAGACTACAAGGCAGAATGAAACATAAAGTAGGGAACAAAGCACGTGTTGAAGGATCCATTGCAGAAAAATACGTATATGAGGAGTTAACACATTTCTGTTCCATGTACTTTGAGTCTGAAGTTGATACAGTGCACAACTTGCTAGGTCGTAATATGGTTCATGATATTTCAAGGGATCCAGAAAAACTTGTGGCATTCACATATCCGGTAGAGCCGTTAGGAGCATGTACTGGTTATCATTTAGATCTGAATTCATTGAGTACTGCAGCATATTACATCCTCACTAACATGCAAGAAGTGGCACCTTATATTCT TATGTTCGAAGCAGAGATTCGCAACCATACTCCACACGTATTGAGTGATAGTGAGATGGATACAATGATGAAGGATAATTTTGCAAAGTGGTTGCAAGTCAAG GCACAACACAACAACAAACAGTTGCAATATTTGTTGGGAGGCCCAGCTTCTTATGTGATTTCTTATAAAAGATGTAGGGTGAATGGGTATTCATTCAACTTAGGAAAATCAAGTTCGGGGATACTTGTCAAGGGAAGTTGTTACGGTGATAGTGGAAGCAATTATTATGGAAGTTTGCTGGAAATTCTGAAAATAACATATGGTGGTGGAAATCAAGTGTTTCTAATGAAATGTCATTGGTATGACCATGTTAGGGGCGTGAAGAAAGACAAAAATGGAGTGCTTTTAATTGATCTCAATTCAAAACTGAAAGGAGATGATGTTTACATTCTAGCAAGTCAAGCCACTCAAGTGTACTATGCTCCTAGTGTAAAGAATCCAAATAGTAATATTCATACAATAATCACATGTAGACCTCAAGTGTTAAGTGGAAGAGCTATTGATGCTAACATGGAACCCCTTCAAGAAGATGTGTCAAATACCACACCCATAGAATTTTCTTCAAGGTCGTTATTTGTCGACTTCTCCATTTATGAAATGGAAGATGAACAAGAGCAACAAAATGAAGTGgaaagtgaagaagatgaagaaaatgaaatGGAGGCGGGGGAGGATCACGAGGAGGAGGAtgacgaagaagaagaagaagaagatggttATGATAGCATCGAAGTGGATAGTGGAgaagaatattga
- the LOC108204209 gene encoding protein FAR1-RELATED SEQUENCE 5-like: protein MADSLFEDFVPRKKVKKVDNKDYVDVDDVVKVDSVVDRVFIDLKDDENVDGEEYVSVDEDCVDARNVVSGDDEVDENVHSDDKGVDNKFDDENEKNKNVQVPYLNQRFDSLDDADRFIRSYALKNGFAVKIQQTKKRAKVDEIYARMFVCRLAGENQEKNVLDEEVCVGSSKGTRRRDKLPRSGCKVRMFVVKKKKKDYWELTTVELEHNHDLVSPSKMTLIQRERHVTSAARNLINVLNVSGIRPSQTMSLFSNMQGGVSNVGFGSQNIRNVVRDERKKKIQVSDAQAGLDLLSRLKEEGGGKFFVKTQVDGENRLKNLVWVDPKCLMAYSNFGDDVAFDTTYRTNRYAMPFVPFTGVNHHYQSVLFGFALMRDEVKSSFEWVLRTWLEAVGDKHPNAIITDQEQAMAGAIASILPQTRHLLCSWHISQKFPEKLNTLYIKHPGTFKVDFNKCIYHSLTEDIFEERWKDLVVKYDLKDHSWLQGLYLLKELDLGLY from the coding sequence ATGGCGGATTCTTTGTTTGAGGATTTTGTTCCaagaaaaaaagttaaaaaagttGATAATAAGGATTACGTAGATGTAGATGATGTTGTTAAGGTTGATAGTGTTGTAGATCGTGTATTTATTGATTTGaaagatgatgaaaatgttgaTGGTGAAGAATATGTTAGTGTTGATGAAGATTGTGTTGATGCTCGAAATGTTgttagtggtgatgatgaggtTGATGAGAACGTACACAGTGATGATAAAGGAGTGGATAATAAATTTGATGATgagaatgaaaaaaataaaaatgttcaAGTCCCGTATTTGAATCAGAGATTTGATAGTTTAGATGACGCGGATAGATTTATTAGGTCATATGCCCTTAAGAACGGGTTTGCTGTTAAAATACAACAAACAAAGAAACGGGCAAAAGTTGATGAAATATATGCCCGAATGTTTGTTTGTAGACTCGCGGgtgaaaatcaagaaaaaaatgTCCTGGATGAAGAAGTATGTGTAGGCAGTAGTAAGGGCACACGTCGTCGGGATAAACTTCCTAGAAGTGGTTGTAAGGTAAGGATGTTTGttgtgaaaaagaagaaaaaagattatTGGGAGTTAACAACAGTTGAATTAGAACACAATCATGATCTTGTATCTCCTAGCAAGATGACTTTGATTCAACGGGAAAGACATGTGACGAGTGCGGCAAGAAATCTTATAAATGTGTTAAATGTGTCGGGTATTCGGCCTAGCCAAACCATGAGTCTTTTTAGCAATATGCAAGGTGGAGTAAGTAATGTTGGTTTTGGTAGCCAAAATATTAGGAATGTAGTGCGGGATGAGCGGAAGAAAAAGATACAAGTGAGTGATGCTCAagcgggtttggatttgttaaGTCGTCTTAAAGAGGAAGGCGGTGGGAAGTTTTTTGTGAAAACTCAAGTGGATGGAGAAAACCGTTTGAAAAATCTAGTATGGGTGGATCCTAAATGTTTGATGGCCTATAGTAATTTTGGAGATGATGTTGCTTTTGATACGACATACCGAACGAATAGGTATGCCATGCCATTTGTGCCTTTTACAGGGGTCAATCATCATTACCAATCTGTTCTTTTTGGATTTGCACTCATGAGGGATGAAGTAAAAAGTAGTTTCGAATGGGTGCTAAGAACATGGCTTGAAGCGGTTGGCGATAAACACCCGAACGCTATAATCACGGACCAAGAACAAGCTATGGCGGGGGCAATTGCATCCATACTACCCCAAACCCGACATTTGTTGTGTTCTTGGCATATAAGCCAGAAGTTCCCCGAAAAATTGAACACCCTTTATATTAAGCATCCGGGAACATTCAAAGTAGATTTCAACAAATGCATATACCATTCATTGACGGAGGATATTTTTGAGGAGAGGTGGAAAGATTTAGTGGTGAAGTATGATTTGAAAGATCATTCATGGTTGCAAGGATTGTATTTGTTGAAGGAGTTGGATCTCGGCCTATACTAA
- the LOC135147218 gene encoding protein FAR1-RELATED SEQUENCE 5-like, translating into MNAFFDSYVSSSTGLKQFVENAQKAIERQFMREKEEDNDTKNKTRYLRLKTALEQDGASMYTKEMFRQFQVQLVEASKYFVEKDTDQFTSGDEVTHYRCFRPLTEVDKRTMYEVKFNKVALTGRCVCRMYEHLGIPCRHIIAVLNKKNVAQIPVTFIQRRWTRDANRVDGMLPYAMGCDDPTSTELTPSQRFNHMTLLTMSFCHSSMVSKERYEYALEVMNREIANLEKMAVDNVDAAPNTNTENPIEENIGDELNEPVLDPIVSQTKGRKKPQRFKNPIEGLSKKKRKCKQCHEEGHDVRTCKKFGDQNKSS; encoded by the coding sequence ATGAATGCATTCTTTGATAGCTATGTTAGTTCTAGTACAGGATTGAAGCAATTTGTTGAGAATGCACAAAAAGCAATTGAAAGACAATTTATGCGGGAGAAGGAGGAGGACAATGACACAAAGAATAAAACCCGTTACTTGAGGTTGAAGACGGCTTTGGAACAAGACGGGGCTTCCATGTATACCAAGGAGATGTTTCGCCAATTTCAAGTTCAATTGGTGGAAGCCTCTAAATACTTTGTCGAGAAGGATACAGATCAGTTCACGTCAGGGGATGAAGTCACACATTATAGGTGTTTTAGACCCCTGACCGAAGTCGACAAAAGAACAATGTATGAAGTAAAATTCAACAAAGTGGCCCTGACAGGAAGATGTGTGTGTCGGATGTATGAACATTTAGGAATCCCGTGTCGACACATCATTGCCGTTTTAAACAAGAAAAATGTTGCCCAAATTCCAGTAACATTTATTCAACGTCGTTGGACTAGAGATGCTAATAGGGTAGATGGTATGCTACCTTATGCTATGGGTTGCGATGATCCAACATCTACAGAATTGACACCAAGTCAAAGATTCAACCATATGACTTTGTTAACAATGAGTTTTTGTCATAGCAGCATGGTTTCGAAAGAAAGATATGAGTATGCCCTAGAGGTGATGAATCGAGAAATTGCAAATCTTGAGAAAATGGCTGTTGATAATGTTGATGCTGCTCCTAATACAAATACTGAGAATCCCATTGAAGAGAATATTGGTGACGAGTTGAACGAGCCGGTACTTGATCCTATAGTGTCTCAAACGAAGGGTAGGAAGAAGCCACAACGTTTCAAAAATCCAATTGAAGGCCTTAGTAAGAAAAAGAGGAAATGCAAGCAATGTCATGAAGAAGGCCATGATGTAAGGACTTGCAAAAAATTTGGAGACCAAAATAAGAGTTCTTAG